The genomic window ATGCGTAGCCATCTTGATTTATAAAGCGACACAAAAAAGGAGCGCAAGAGCGCTCCTTTTTTAATTCTAAGATACTAACCGTAAACCAATTACGGCAACAACAACGAGACCGATAAAGAATAGTCTTAACCGATCTTTTGATTCATTGTAGAAGAACATACCAACTAGCGCACTACCGACTGTACCAATTCCAGTCCACACTGCATATGCCACACCGAGGGGGATCGTTTCCATTGCTAACCCTAAAAGGGTGAAGCTTATAATAAAGCCAACAATTAAGATACTAAAACCCTTTTTCTTTTCGCCTGTTGCAATCATCTGAATCCCACTTACGCCTACTACTTCAAAGATACCGGCGATGATTAACATGATCCAACTCATGCTTCATCCACCCCTTCAACCTTTTTATTACCTGTGACAAGTTTTAACCCTAATACCCCTGCGAGTAAGACAACAATAAAAAAGAACATCCATAGATTAAACGATGCACCAAATAGAAAAATATCAACAAATACTGTCCCAACAGTACCAAGTGCTACAAATATTGCGTATACTGTACTCGTCGGTAAAACCGTTGCAGCACGGACAAGTAACGTAAAGCTAACGACGATTCCAATGGTTGTCAGACCCCATTCAAACGGTGTACTGGCATACTTAAGACCAGTTGCCCAGCCGACTTCAAAGATACCTGCTATAATTACGAACATCCACATATAGAGTCACGCACCTTTATTTATTCATTATACTAACTACCGGTAGTTAGTATAACACGCTTTAATAATGTTGACAATCTTTTTTCCGAAAGGATGACACAATGAATACAAAAGCACGAATCATGGACGTCGCACGTCACTCTTTTTCAAAACATGGGTATGAAGGAACCACTTTAGCTCAGATCGCAAAAGAAGTTGGCATTCAAAAACCCTCTATGTACAATCACTTCAATAGCAAAGCCGAGCTCTATTTACTACTATGCGAACGAATCACAAGCCAGCTTGTTGATACCATTGCATCGACTGCCGCACAGTATGAAACGTCAGAAAGTAAAACAAGGCTTTATCATGTATTGAAAAACAGCTGCGATTTTATTATGTACGAACAAGAAGGTGCTATGTATAAACGATTCATGTTGTTTCCACCAGCTGATCTCAAACAAGACGTTCTTTCCATTGTTCTAAAGGGAGATGAAGCGATTCATCGCACCCTTCACGAGCTTTTTCAACAAGGACAAAAAGAAAAGCGGTTTAAACCTATACCTGAACAAATGTTTCTTTCAGCGTATTTCTGCTTGCTTGATGGGCTTTTTACCGAAAGTTTTATTTATGAAGACGATGACTTTCAACGGCGGTTTAAAGAAGCTTGGACCATTTTTTGGTACGGTATATCCACCGACTCGTTATAAACTTAGAGGTTTTAAATAGGTGCTCCTTGGGAATCCATACACACATCAGTGAATACCTTAGGAGGAATAACATTCATGAACGTACTCGTTATTGGAGCGAATGGACAAGTCGGTAAACACCTTATTCAACAATTGCAGGAAAGCGAACATACATCAATTGCCATGGTTCGAAAAAAGGAACAAGTCGAGACGATGAAGGAGCTAGGAGCAGATGACGTCGTGATTGCCGATTTAGAAGATGATTTCAGTGAAGCATTCACACAAGCGGATGCGGTACTATTCGCAGCTGGTTCTGGTGGTTCAACCGGAGCTGATAAGACGCTAACCGTTGATTTATGGGGTGCCATAAAAGCTTTTCGTTACGCAGAAGACGCATCGATTAAGCAGTTTGTTCAGTTAAGTTCCATCGGGGCAGGCAACCCAGATGCCCAGCCAGACAAAATTAAACACTATATGGTTGCCAAAGCAGTCGCAGATCAAGTACTAATGTCCACATCCTTATCTTATAGCATTGTACGCCCAGGGGTTTTAACGAATGACAAGCCAGCAGGCACTATTCAAGCTAAAGCTGAATTTGAGCAACTCTCGGATAGCTCTATATCAAGAGCCGATGTGGCAGCTGTATTAATTGAATCATTAACAAATGAAGCTACTCACGGCAAAGCCTTTGAAATTATTGGAGGCAGCGAACAACGAACAGACGCATTATCTACACTTAACTAATTGCACAAAAGAAAGCTTGCTATGCCAGGGCATAGCAAGCTTTCTTTATGCGTGTCTTCCTCTTAATTCGTCTAGCCTCGCCGCTTCTTTTGAAGGTTCAAACATATAGCTTTTCTGCCTCATCCCAATATTTAAAACAATCCCAATCGCAATCATATTGGTCATCAATGCACTTCCACCATAGCTTAAAAACGGTAGAGCAATACCTGTGACTGGCATTAAACCAACCGTCATCGCGATGTTTTGAAAAATTTGAAACGTTAGCATCCCAGCAATACCTGCAATCATATAGGTTCCATATAAATCTTTACACGCCATCGCTAACATAATCATGCGATAAATAAGCAGAAAAAACACACAAATAACGAGCGTTGAACCAACGAACCCAAACTCTTCCCCTATCACGGCAAAAATAAAATCTGTATGCATTTCGGGGATCGCAGCATTTGCTGCTTGCACACTGTTTAAGAAACCGACGCCTAATAGTTGACCAGAGCCAATACCAGTCGTTGCCCCTAGCGTTTGCATCGCGTAGCTCGTCGCATATTCTTCTGGATATAACCATCCGTAGATGCGTACAAGTTGATGTGGTTCTAATAGCTCCCATTGAATAAGTAAATCGACATAATTAAAAAATAAATAAAAGATAAGGGCAATAAAAGCTGTTGCCATGCCTGCTAACATAAGAATAATCTTCATCGACATATTGGATACAAGTATGGCTACTGCCACAATTGATACGAGTACAAGGGCTGAACCAAGATCAGGTTGTTTTAATACTAAGAAAATAGGTGGTAGGCTAACGGCTAAAATCAGTCCCAGTTTCATTAAGTCTGTTTTTAGATTTTGCTCTTTATAGCGTTTGTTCAAATACATAACAAGATGCGCTAACGCTAGCACTAATATAATTTTCATAATCTCTGACGGTTGATAGATAGGCGTATTATTAATCCCAATCCATCTCGTTGCTTCGTTCCTTGACACCCCAAAAAATTCAACAATTAACAGTAATATCATTCCAAATGTATAAGCCGGTATCGTTAAATATTTAAAATATTCGTAATCTAAAAACATGATAATGACAATTAGCACTACACCAATAAGCATCCAACGCGCTTGTGATAACATATACACATGCCGATAAGCCTCGTCCACATATTGACTAGTCGTTCCTGCATAGATAGCCATTGCACTTATACATAAAAGCAAAAAAACGAGAAATAGTAATGTGTAATCAATCCGGTCATGCCACTGTTTCTCTCTCTCCATGACGGTCCCCCTTTAATTCCACTTCTTTCAATCTATCATACCATGTTTTTTCCTAACCGCGTATGAAATAGCCAGCTATTTTGTTGTTTCCTTTTCTTTGCTATACTGAACATAATCTCATTTATAAAGAAGGAGTTTTTGTCCATGTCGATTCTTGTCACAGGAGGCGCCGGTTATATAGGTAGTCATACATGTGTAGAGCTCTTACAAGCTGGCTATGACGTTATTGTTGTTGATAACCTTGCGAATAGTCGTGAAGAAACGTTAAGGGAAGTTGAAGCGATCTCAGGTGAATCACTTACTTGCTATTCAACAAATTTGTTAGACACAAACGGTTTGGATCAAGTCTTTGAAAATCATACGATTGACGCCGTCATTCATTTCGCTGGATTAAAAGCTGTTGGAGAATCCGTTGAAAAACCACTACACTATTACGAAACAAATTTACTAAGTACGATTCAACTATGTAAAGCAATGGAACGTCATGGCGTACATAAATTGGTTTTTAGTTCATCTGCCACAGTATACGGCATTCCTGAACAAGTGCCTGTTCATGAGAATGCACCCATTCAAGCACTCAATCCATATGGTCGTACGAAAATTATGATTGAAGAGATCTTGCGCGATCTTGCTGCTACGGATGAAAAATGGAGCATTTCGTTGTTGCGGTATTTTAATCCGATCGGTGCGCATAAGAGCGGCAGAATTGGCGAAGAACCGAGTGGTATTCCAAATAACTTAATGCCTTATATTACGCAAGTTGCCGTTGGTATAAGAGAAGAGCTTTCCGTTTTTGGTGATGATTACCCAACAGAAGATGGTACGTGTATCCGCGATTATATTCACGTGGTTGATTTAGCATTAGGCCATTTAAAAGCACTTGAAAAACTTGAAGAGACAAGCGGTGCTCAAGCTTATAACCTTGGTACAGGTAATGGGTACAGTGTATTAGAAGTTGTTGCCGCTTTTGAAGAAGCATCAGGCAAAACGATACCTAAAAAGGTCGTCGAACGACGCCCAGGCGATGCACCTGTTACGTATGCAGACGCCTCGAAAGCAGAGCGCGAGCTAGGGTGGAAAGCAGAGCGTGGGTTAGGAGAAATGTGCGAGGACTCGTGGAGATGGCAGTCTCATCGGGCAAAACAACTAGCAGAATAACGGTTATAGCTTTGGGGCCTACTCCAAAGCTTTTTTGATTTTTCATGTATAGGCTTCATTTTTATCGTTGACACTATTCTAGTACGATTAAATGATAGCGTGACGGGTATAAGAGATAAATAAACACGATAGCGAAACTGGCTATTCCATTCGTATTGAAAATCTAACAACAGAAAGAGTGACACGTCATGGAGATACAAAAGTCGCCTCAATGCTACTGGATTGAAAAAACGGCTTCACAACCAATTGCAGAGCTCACTTTTACAAAAGAAGAAGAAGTCCTTACTATTACTCATACATTTGTCGATCCAGCGTACCGAGAACAAGGATTAGGAGCAGAGCTAGTTTCATCTCTCGTTGATGATGCTCGCACACACAAGCAAAGGATTAACCCTGTATGTCCTTATGCAAAAAAACAGTTTGAGCAACACCCTGAATACAAGGATGTGCTTTTGTAGCACGTACAAAATCTTTCATACTTTCGCATCCGTTTTCATGGTAAGATAGGAAAAGATTTTTAATACTAAAATTTGACTTAGACGGAGGAACTTTCGATGAAAACACCCTTCACTGTTCGCGCGCAATTGCGACTTGTGAGTGTTCTTTTTGGTGTGATGATGCTTGCTGCATGCACAACACCCGAAAGTAGTCCTGCTCCAGCAAATCCCGATGATTCATCTAATACCTCTCCCATTGACGAGGGTAACCCTCAAGCACCTGTTGAAGAGGAAGATGTTCCCTATGACGAAATGGAAAATGAGCTTTCGTTCTCGGCTGGAAATGAAACAAAAATACTCTCTGCACAAGCCGTAACGGCACCTTTTGATGCGACTTATATCGTACCTGAAGGAATGGATGTATTAGCTAATGATGATTCCTTAACGTTTACGGATACACCAGACCTCCCGTATCATTTACAGGTCTCTGTTCGTACTGAATCACTTCCATCTGATTTTGATCTCGCTCGACAACGGGACTACACATCGCTATCCTTGCGTTCAAATGTAAATGAACCGAGTGACATTGATCTTGAACGCTTTCCGGAGCTACTATTTGACTACTATTACACCATCGAAACAACGAATGAAACCATTCATCGTCTCGTTCACTTTGATGAACAAGCCGACCATATGTATATCGCAACATTGAACACACCTGAATCGAGGCAAGAAGATCCAAATTCCTACGCAGAGGTTGTCAGCCTGTTTCATGCTATTCTATCTTCTGCTAATGATGAAGAAATAGAAGTTGAAGCTGATACTGATTCTCTTCTTGATAAATTACAAGATCGATCTTCTTATTATGATGAAGAAAATCAGGCTCATGAAAAAGAACGATCCGTCTTCACCGCGCTTTACGAAGATGACGAATACGCATTCTCTGTTGAACATTTCACCCTTTTTCATACCTTTAGCATTTATTTACCTGAAGGCTATCAAAAGCGTTCTTTAGGAGAGCACTCTTATAGTTTTACGAATCGCGAAGATGAAGATTTTCAACCAATTACGTTAATTATTGGACTTACGCATCCTGATATTCCACTGGATTTGCATATTAGCGCTTTACGTTCTGCCAATGAAGAATTGTCTGCTGAAGAGTATCCTATGTTCGATTTCTTTGACTATGTATTTGTCGAAATGAATGACGACGACACATTTAAAAGTGCGACGCTCATTAAAGAACGTGAAGATCAACGCATTTTTGAAGCGTCTATTCGTACAAGCCAAGAATACCTTGATGAGTTAACCTTTATTAAACTTATGACTGCCCTTTTAGAAGTGGACGATCTTGTAGAAGAAGTGCCCGTTAAATAAAACAGGCACTTTTTTTATTTGTAATGACCACCAATTTTTTTGCTTCGGTCTAGTAGTTGAGAAGCCTGTTTTAAAGATGAGGCTCGCTGAATTGCCACTTTACCATATTTATCACGAATATGATCCATAACATAGCCAATTTGCGACAGCCGATCACGGTTTTGATTATCGTCCAATAAGCTCATCTGCCAATTCTGGTCGCTTTGGAGATTTGTCATACCTACACTGACTCTCCTAACCGGAAACCCATCCCAGTATCGTTCGAGAAGTTGATTGACACCGTTAAAAACTTCCATCGTAATATTTGTTTCAGTTGGAAGCGTTAATTGACGATGAAAACTACGCTTCTCCACGTGATCTGCACCATTTAATCCTAAACTTATTGTTGCGCCCATTTTACCTGCGTGTCGTGCCCTTGAACAAACCTCTTCACATAGCTCTAATAAAACTACGTGTAAATCTTCTTTCGTCGTATAGTCACGTGGCAACGTCATGCCATTGCCAAACCCTTTTCTACCAGCATGCGCTGCGCGAGTGACAGGAGAATAATCAATACCGTTTGCTGACATCCACAACACTTGGCCATGTAAACCGAACTTTTCTTTTATGCGAGATCCTTCTGTTTGTGCTAAATGACCGATTGTCCGAATGCCCATGCTTTTAAAGTGAATATCCATTCGTTTTCCTACACCAAATAAATCACTAATAGGACGTGGCCAAATCGCTAACTCCATCATGTCTTCTGTTAACGTATAAATACCATTTTTATTTTTTTTTGCAAATAAGTCACAGGCAAGCTTAGCAAGTACTTTATTTTCGCCAATTCCTACTCGAGCTCTTAAACCCATTTCTTCTTTAATACGGGCTTGAATTTCTGATGCAATCTCTTGAGGCGTTCCAAACAAACGTTGACTCCCGGTGACATCCATAAATTGTTCATCAATGGAGTAGGGTTCAATTAAGTCTGTATACTCCCCTAACAGCTTAGAAATACGTAAAGACACATCGACATATTTCTGCATTCGGGGCTTCACAACAACTACATCAGAACATTTCTGTTGCGCTTCATAGAGACGCTCGGCGTTCTGAATCCCTTTTTCTTTCGCAAGCGGGCAGGCAGCCAAGATAACACCACTTCGTCGATTCGGGTCACCTGATACAACAAGCGGCTTGCCTGCATACTGAGGGTTTTCCGCGTGTTCGATCGAAGCATAAAAAGACTCCATATCCAGTAATAAAATTGCCTTTTCGTTTGTCATCTGCCTACCTCCTTCCTCACATTATACCCGAATGCACGTTCTGTAACCAGATAAAACGCGTGTGTATGTTCGGTTTTTTTCTGGTATACACTCCGAGGATTTCCAGTGGTAGCGATTTCTTCCTAATTTAAAAAGGAAAGCAGAAGATCCCTACTAAAAATAAACAGATGATGCATGCTTATTAAAAAAAGCGGGTATAGATGAGGAATCATCTATACCCGCTTATCTCAGTAATCTTAGTGTAAACGTTTAGCGCCTAAATATCTTGGAGCCCAATAGGAGTTGTTTAAGTCAGAGACTTCTACACCGCGAGAAGAACCAGTGTGAATAAACTTGTTATCGCCAATATAAATCCCATTATGAGTTGGACCAGCTGCGTATGTCTCAAAGAAGACGATATCGCCAATGCTTGGTGAACTTACTGATGTACCAGCGTTCCACTGAGCTGCTGCTGTACGAGGAAGTTCGATTCCATTTTGACGGAAGATATACTGAATCATTCCACTACAGTCAAATCCTGCAGGAGATGTTCCTCCCCATAAGTAAGGTACGCCAATAACAGATTGAGCTGAAGAAATTAAACCTGATACAACGTTACTTGAACTTGAAGTAGACGTATTGCTTGTGTTTGTATTCGTTACAGGTGCTGCGTTATTTGTATTTGTATTTGTGTTCGTACTTGGAGCCGGTGCTGCCGCTGTATTATTTGAACTTGTACTTTCAGAAGCAGTTGAATCATTTGAAGATGAGTTCGACTCAGTGCTCGTGCTCTCGTTTGAAGATGAGTTTGACTCAGTGCTCGTGCTCTCGCTTGAAGATGAGCTTGATCCAGTGCTTGTGCTCTCGCTTGAAGATGAGCTTGATCCAGTGCTTGCTGCAGCCGGGCTACCGCTAAGCGTACGTACTGTAGCTGGTCCAGCAATTCCATCTGCGGAAATGCCATTTGTACGTTGGAATTCCATTACGGCTTTTTTCGTAATTTCGCCATAATAACCAGTCGGCTCTGCATTAAAGTACCCTAATGAACGAAGCTGTTGCTGTAAATCCGTTACATTCTCGCCACGAACGCCTACACGCATAGAAGAAGATGCCGGTGTTTCTGCCGGTGCTTGTTCTTTTTCTACTGTTTGCGTAGCTTCTTGTTTTGGTTCTTCCTTAGCTGGCGTACTTGTTTCTGTTGATACCGTTTCAGAAGCTGCTGGCTTCGCGTCAGCTGTACCTAGGGCACCGCGTGTTTCTGGACCAACAATTCCATCTACTAAACGTAAGTTTTGCGCTTTTTGGAATGCAACAACAGCATCACGGGTAATGGAACCATAATAACCAGTAGAAGATTGGTTAAAGTAACCTAAAGAACGTAATTCGTCTTGTAGATTTGTAACATCATTTCCTCTGCTACCAATTCTAAGTAAATTCGATTGAGTAGTTGTCGTTTCTTTTTTCTCTACTTTAGTAGTAGATTCTTTTCCTAAAAGTGAACCGAACGTTTCTGGTCCAGCAATTCCGTCAACGCGAAGGTTGTTTTCTTTTTGATAATCCAATACAGCGTCACGTGTATATGTACCAAAATAACCTGTTGCTTTATGGTATGTAAAAAAGCCTTTTTCTTTAAGTATGTTTTGCAGTTCTGTTACGTCCTGATGAGACATACCTTGTTTTAACGTTTGGTCACCTACTGCTGCTTCCGACACTTGTGGAGCAACTGCTACAACTCCAGCAACAACAGCTGAAGAGAATAAAAATTTGTTTAGATTCGATTTGCTCAAGAGAATGCCTCCTCAAAATTTTAAAATAGATCTAGTTTGTTATGACATGAATGATTATGATTAACTACTACATGATCTTCTTCGACAAGATTGACTAAATTTTACACGATATTTCGCTCTTAATCTATCAATGTAACCAAAATGTAATATTACATTTGTAATAATACAGACAAAAAACGCATAATAGCACGTATTTATGCGTCAAAAAAATTTCCAATTACTAGTTTACTAGGACAAAAAAAGTTAGCTTACATGCTCCTCTTAAGAGAACATGTAAGCTAACTCACTTACGTACGATTTCCTTTTGTTTGAATATGACCTGCTAAAGCGTATAACACAAGGGTTGAAGCAAAATGTGAAGAAACATCGTTCGCATCTTGCTGCGGGTAAACCTCAACAAAATCCATTCCAATGACTCCCCTAGACGTAAATTCATGTACGAGAGTCAGTAGTTCGTATGATGTAAGACCATTCGTATCAACTGGTCCTCCCGGATTAAACGCTACGTCTAATACATCACTACAAACCGAAAGGTAAATCATATCAACCTCTTTTGCAGCTTCTTCATAAAGGCTAGCTGCATAAGCGCGTAAGTTCGTCGCTTCTTTTATATCTGTACTGGTAATGGTCTTTGCCCCTGCTTCATGTGCATATCGACCTGTTTCTGGTTTATTTCGCGGCCCGTGTATACCGATGTGCAGTAAGCTCTCATTT from Shouchella hunanensis includes these protein-coding regions:
- a CDS encoding DMT family transporter; translated protein: MSWIMLIIAGIFEVVGVSGIQMIATGEKKKGFSILIVGFIISFTLLGLAMETIPLGVAYAVWTGIGTVGSALVGMFFYNESKDRLRLFFIGLVVVAVIGLRLVS
- a CDS encoding DMT family transporter, translating into MWMFVIIAGIFEVGWATGLKYASTPFEWGLTTIGIVVSFTLLVRAATVLPTSTVYAIFVALGTVGTVFVDIFLFGASFNLWMFFFIVVLLAGVLGLKLVTGNKKVEGVDEA
- a CDS encoding TetR/AcrR family transcriptional regulator, which encodes MNTKARIMDVARHSFSKHGYEGTTLAQIAKEVGIQKPSMYNHFNSKAELYLLLCERITSQLVDTIASTAAQYETSESKTRLYHVLKNSCDFIMYEQEGAMYKRFMLFPPADLKQDVLSIVLKGDEAIHRTLHELFQQGQKEKRFKPIPEQMFLSAYFCLLDGLFTESFIYEDDDFQRRFKEAWTIFWYGISTDSL
- a CDS encoding SDR family oxidoreductase, whose product is MNVLVIGANGQVGKHLIQQLQESEHTSIAMVRKKEQVETMKELGADDVVIADLEDDFSEAFTQADAVLFAAGSGGSTGADKTLTVDLWGAIKAFRYAEDASIKQFVQLSSIGAGNPDAQPDKIKHYMVAKAVADQVLMSTSLSYSIVRPGVLTNDKPAGTIQAKAEFEQLSDSSISRADVAAVLIESLTNEATHGKAFEIIGGSEQRTDALSTLN
- a CDS encoding FtsW/RodA/SpoVE family cell cycle protein; the protein is MEREKQWHDRIDYTLLFLVFLLLCISAMAIYAGTTSQYVDEAYRHVYMLSQARWMLIGVVLIVIIMFLDYEYFKYLTIPAYTFGMILLLIVEFFGVSRNEATRWIGINNTPIYQPSEIMKIILVLALAHLVMYLNKRYKEQNLKTDLMKLGLILAVSLPPIFLVLKQPDLGSALVLVSIVAVAILVSNMSMKIILMLAGMATAFIALIFYLFFNYVDLLIQWELLEPHQLVRIYGWLYPEEYATSYAMQTLGATTGIGSGQLLGVGFLNSVQAANAAIPEMHTDFIFAVIGEEFGFVGSTLVICVFFLLIYRMIMLAMACKDLYGTYMIAGIAGMLTFQIFQNIAMTVGLMPVTGIALPFLSYGGSALMTNMIAIGIVLNIGMRQKSYMFEPSKEAARLDELRGRHA
- the galE gene encoding UDP-glucose 4-epimerase GalE; its protein translation is MSILVTGGAGYIGSHTCVELLQAGYDVIVVDNLANSREETLREVEAISGESLTCYSTNLLDTNGLDQVFENHTIDAVIHFAGLKAVGESVEKPLHYYETNLLSTIQLCKAMERHGVHKLVFSSSATVYGIPEQVPVHENAPIQALNPYGRTKIMIEEILRDLAATDEKWSISLLRYFNPIGAHKSGRIGEEPSGIPNNLMPYITQVAVGIREELSVFGDDYPTEDGTCIRDYIHVVDLALGHLKALEKLEETSGAQAYNLGTGNGYSVLEVVAAFEEASGKTIPKKVVERRPGDAPVTYADASKAERELGWKAERGLGEMCEDSWRWQSHRAKQLAE
- a CDS encoding GNAT family N-acetyltransferase; its protein translation is MEIQKSPQCYWIEKTASQPIAELTFTKEEEVLTITHTFVDPAYREQGLGAELVSSLVDDARTHKQRINPVCPYAKKQFEQHPEYKDVLL
- a CDS encoding DNA polymerase IV — protein: MTNEKAILLLDMESFYASIEHAENPQYAGKPLVVSGDPNRRSGVILAACPLAKEKGIQNAERLYEAQQKCSDVVVVKPRMQKYVDVSLRISKLLGEYTDLIEPYSIDEQFMDVTGSQRLFGTPQEIASEIQARIKEEMGLRARVGIGENKVLAKLACDLFAKKNKNGIYTLTEDMMELAIWPRPISDLFGVGKRMDIHFKSMGIRTIGHLAQTEGSRIKEKFGLHGQVLWMSANGIDYSPVTRAAHAGRKGFGNGMTLPRDYTTKEDLHVVLLELCEEVCSRARHAGKMGATISLGLNGADHVEKRSFHRQLTLPTETNITMEVFNGVNQLLERYWDGFPVRRVSVGMTNLQSDQNWQMSLLDDNQNRDRLSQIGYVMDHIRDKYGKVAIQRASSLKQASQLLDRSKKIGGHYK
- a CDS encoding peptidoglycan-binding protein, with the protein product MSKSNLNKFLFSSAVVAGVVAVAPQVSEAAVGDQTLKQGMSHQDVTELQNILKEKGFFTYHKATGYFGTYTRDAVLDYQKENNLRVDGIAGPETFGSLLGKESTTKVEKKETTTTQSNLLRIGSRGNDVTNLQDELRSLGYFNQSSTGYYGSITRDAVVAFQKAQNLRLVDGIVGPETRGALGTADAKPAASETVSTETSTPAKEEPKQEATQTVEKEQAPAETPASSSMRVGVRGENVTDLQQQLRSLGYFNAEPTGYYGEITKKAVMEFQRTNGISADGIAGPATVRTLSGSPAAASTGSSSSSSESTSTGSSSSSSESTSTESNSSSNESTSTESNSSSNDSTASESTSSNNTAAAPAPSTNTNTNTNNAAPVTNTNTSNTSTSSSSNVVSGLISSAQSVIGVPYLWGGTSPAGFDCSGMIQYIFRQNGIELPRTAAAQWNAGTSVSSPSIGDIVFFETYAAGPTHNGIYIGDNKFIHTGSSRGVEVSDLNNSYWAPRYLGAKRLH